One genomic segment of Rubripirellula amarantea includes these proteins:
- the epmB gene encoding EF-P beta-lysylation protein EpmB — protein MDFSDQKTRETETDEMVLPSTALPNDDSPLIPSDNRSLISKNDHSRRGLGQILTTDSDFVRTGNLDQNFSHPDWKTAMKRAIRDSHTLRRALGLDAVGTKVAGEKQFPTFVPLEYLSRIRPGDPNDPLLRQVLPVADEDQASPPGYAADPVGDLSAQVTPALLHKYDGRALLITTGACGVHCRYCFRRQFPYSDSQPHQLEASLNYLRSDPSIEEVLLSGGDPLTLTDERLFALLDQIEQIDHIKRVRFHTRMPIVIPQRVTGRLVERLQTSRLTVWFVIHANHARELDSHVLKHLAMLVDGGIPVLNQAVLLAGVNDDVQTLVKLCQTLVDHRMMPYYLHQLDRVHGAAHFEVPIERGRELISELRKRLPGYAVPTYVIEEAGEFAKTVIPS, from the coding sequence ATGGATTTTTCTGATCAAAAAACTAGAGAAACAGAGACAGATGAGATGGTGCTTCCATCGACCGCGTTACCCAACGACGATTCGCCGCTGATCCCCAGCGACAACCGGTCGCTGATCTCCAAAAACGACCATTCTCGGAGAGGTCTTGGGCAGATTCTAACGACCGATTCGGATTTTGTCCGCACCGGTAATCTTGATCAGAATTTCAGTCATCCGGATTGGAAAACCGCGATGAAACGGGCAATTCGCGACTCCCATACCCTCCGCCGCGCACTCGGATTGGACGCGGTGGGAACAAAAGTCGCCGGTGAGAAGCAATTTCCCACGTTTGTTCCTTTGGAATACCTCTCACGCATCCGTCCGGGTGATCCCAACGACCCTTTGTTGCGTCAGGTGCTACCCGTTGCGGACGAGGACCAGGCCTCCCCACCAGGATATGCGGCTGACCCGGTCGGGGATTTAAGTGCTCAGGTAACGCCTGCGCTGCTGCACAAATATGACGGTCGAGCTCTGCTGATCACGACCGGCGCTTGCGGGGTGCATTGTCGCTACTGTTTCCGCCGCCAATTTCCCTACAGTGATTCGCAACCCCACCAGCTCGAGGCTTCGTTGAACTACCTGCGAAGCGACCCATCGATCGAAGAGGTTCTGCTTAGCGGCGGTGATCCGTTGACGTTAACCGACGAGAGACTATTCGCGTTGTTGGACCAGATTGAGCAAATTGATCATATCAAGCGAGTCCGCTTCCACACCCGGATGCCGATCGTGATTCCTCAACGAGTGACGGGCCGCTTGGTGGAACGATTGCAAACGTCGCGGTTGACGGTCTGGTTTGTTATCCACGCTAACCACGCTCGCGAACTTGATTCTCACGTCCTGAAGCACTTGGCAATGCTGGTCGACGGTGGGATTCCGGTGTTGAACCAGGCGGTATTATTGGCGGGGGTGAACGATGATGTCCAAACCCTGGTGAAGCTTTGCCAGACGCTCGTGGACCATCGAATGATGCCATACTATCTGCATCAACTCGATCGTGTGCATGGCGCCGCTCACTTTGAGGTGCCCATCGAGCGTGGACGAGAACTGATCAGTGAACTTCGCAAGCGATTGCCTGGTTACGCGGTACCGACGTACGTGATCGAAGAAGCGGGTGAATTCGCCAAGACGGTCATTCCATCGTAA
- a CDS encoding undecaprenyl-diphosphate phosphatase: MFETLILAVVQGIAEFLPISSSGHLVILGALMGQTSESPTLEVILHAGTLGSILVVYWRRILNLLSSDRRVIPLLIIGTLPAVVVGLTIKTSFEHILKNPLLAGSCLIVTGIMLIVLGKLKPREGNYQGMSYVGAFLVGCFQAFAILPGISRSGSTILGGRMLGLKNDDSVTFSFLLAIPAICGATLLTLKDVYEQYSAGLPMEYDIATLVIGAAVSFGVGIVALNWLIKWSASNRLHWFAWWCIPAGIAVVGYASLQM, translated from the coding sequence GTGTTCGAAACGCTCATTCTTGCCGTTGTTCAAGGCATCGCTGAATTCTTGCCAATCAGCTCCTCGGGGCACTTGGTAATTCTTGGCGCGTTGATGGGTCAGACGTCGGAATCGCCAACGCTTGAGGTCATTCTTCACGCGGGCACACTCGGTTCGATCCTGGTGGTGTACTGGCGTCGTATCTTGAATCTGCTTTCGAGCGATCGACGAGTGATTCCGTTGCTGATCATTGGTACGTTGCCCGCCGTCGTAGTGGGACTGACGATCAAAACGAGTTTCGAACACATCCTCAAGAACCCCTTGCTTGCGGGATCGTGCTTGATCGTCACCGGGATCATGCTGATTGTTTTGGGGAAGCTGAAACCTCGCGAAGGCAACTATCAAGGGATGTCGTACGTCGGTGCTTTCCTGGTGGGTTGCTTTCAAGCGTTTGCAATTCTTCCTGGCATATCACGGAGCGGGTCGACGATCTTAGGTGGTCGCATGTTGGGGTTGAAGAACGACGACTCAGTGACGTTCTCGTTTCTACTTGCGATCCCAGCGATTTGTGGCGCTACGTTGCTAACGTTGAAGGATGTCTATGAACAGTACAGCGCTGGCTTACCGATGGAATACGACATTGCGACGCTAGTGATCGGAGCGGCGGTCTCGTTCGGCGTTGGCATCGTCGCATTGAATTGGTTGATCAAGTGGAGTGCTTCCAACCGATTGCACTGGTTCGCATGGTGGTGCATCCCTGCTGGGATTGCTGTGGTTGGCTACGCATCACTGCAGATGTAG
- the mgtE gene encoding magnesium transporter — translation MNTLFLPELREMLADSNRAELEEFCDALNAGRTAEFMEGLTDDEIWKVLQYAPPPRRAEIFGYFEHDRKVAIFESQPPKEVAEIVVETPADDRVDLLQDLPTQRVDEILRLLPVEDRRDIRRLQSYEEGTAGALMTTEVAMLAENMTVGEALQELSKQSEELETIYYLFVVDDNQLLRGIVSTRQLVSALSKPSLTLGEMMESDVVAVLVTDDQEVVAEKVERFNLLAIPVIDSGRQLLGIITHDDVIDVVREELAEDAQRIAAVAPLEQDFLRVPLWTLSWKRGLWLTILFFAALLTAFALRHYEEELATYAWLVAFIPLIISAGGNSGSQSATLVITAMTSGHVKFRDWPEVLRREVIVSLILGVFLSLIGLSVAIFIAPSHHDAMVIPLTLVSVIVCGCLCGATLPIIFKRLGLDPAMMSNPFVAGIVDILGIVIYINIARALLG, via the coding sequence ATGAACACTTTGTTTCTTCCCGAATTGCGCGAGATGTTGGCCGATTCCAATCGCGCTGAGTTGGAAGAGTTCTGCGATGCGCTCAACGCAGGCCGCACCGCTGAGTTCATGGAAGGACTTACTGACGACGAAATCTGGAAAGTGCTGCAATACGCGCCCCCGCCTCGGCGTGCGGAAATCTTTGGTTACTTCGAACACGATCGAAAGGTTGCGATTTTCGAAAGCCAGCCGCCGAAGGAAGTGGCGGAGATCGTTGTAGAGACCCCGGCCGATGACCGAGTCGACTTACTGCAAGATTTGCCGACCCAGCGAGTCGACGAGATCTTGCGCTTGCTTCCGGTCGAGGATCGTCGCGACATCCGACGTCTCCAATCGTACGAAGAAGGTACCGCTGGTGCATTGATGACGACCGAAGTCGCCATGCTCGCGGAAAACATGACGGTTGGCGAAGCGCTCCAGGAACTCAGCAAGCAATCGGAAGAACTCGAAACGATCTACTACCTGTTCGTCGTTGACGACAACCAGCTTCTTCGCGGGATTGTTTCCACTCGCCAATTGGTTTCCGCCTTAAGCAAACCCAGTCTCACGCTGGGTGAGATGATGGAATCGGATGTTGTCGCGGTGTTGGTGACCGACGACCAGGAAGTGGTTGCGGAAAAGGTCGAGCGATTCAATTTGCTCGCTATCCCAGTCATTGATTCCGGTCGCCAATTGCTTGGCATTATCACGCACGATGACGTGATCGATGTCGTCCGAGAAGAGCTAGCCGAGGATGCTCAGCGGATCGCGGCGGTCGCACCGCTGGAACAAGATTTCTTGCGTGTCCCCTTGTGGACGTTGTCTTGGAAACGCGGATTGTGGTTAACGATTCTGTTTTTTGCTGCTCTCTTAACCGCCTTCGCGCTGCGACATTATGAGGAAGAACTTGCGACGTACGCTTGGTTGGTCGCGTTCATACCGCTGATCATCAGTGCCGGCGGCAATTCAGGTTCTCAGTCAGCCACCCTCGTCATCACGGCAATGACAAGCGGTCACGTGAAGTTTCGCGATTGGCCAGAGGTTCTGCGCCGCGAAGTGATCGTGTCGTTGATCCTTGGCGTCTTCCTTTCATTGATCGGGCTTAGCGTCGCCATCTTCATTGCACCGAGTCATCATGATGCGATGGTCATACCGCTGACCTTGGTTTCAGTCATCGTCTGCGGATGTCTGTGCGGAGCAACGTTGCCGATAATCTTCAAGCGACTTGGCTTGGATCCTGCGATGATGAGCAACCCTTTCGTCGCCGGGATTGTCGACATTCTGGGCATCGTGATCTACATCAACATCGCCCGAGCTTTACTCGGTTAG
- a CDS encoding sigma-54-dependent transcriptional regulator codes for MQSLLVIDDEASIRKAFERAFSSDTTTVLSAKNAADGEAVFADAKPDVVVIDLSLPDTSGLECFKRLREIDPRVPVIFITGHGTVESAIEATKLGAYDYLFKPLELSEIRALLDKAFNLSRMVRVQPLLADEEDTVADAIVGRCNAMKEVYKAIGRVASQNLTVLLLGESGTGKEVVAQAIYHHSSRASGPFQAINCAAIPDTLLESEIFGHEKGAFTDAQRQRIGKLEQADKGTLFLDEVGDMSPLTQAKLLRVLQDQTFERVGSNTSIKVDARIIAATNHDLKQLVSEGLFRSDLYFRLSVVTIHLPPLRERGDDLRVLSEYFLRKYSNEFGKDIRSLAPETLELLQQYHWPGNVRELESVMKQSLLTARGNVLLPEFVPTLSDQSTYFSGNRNDGEFLTESFVADRLEQGSENLHAEAIARAESQLFRQVLKHTAGNQLRAATILGISRVTLRSKLKSLGIDASDFA; via the coding sequence ATGCAAAGCCTCTTAGTCATTGATGACGAAGCTTCGATCCGAAAAGCGTTTGAGCGAGCTTTTTCGAGCGACACGACGACGGTACTGTCGGCGAAAAACGCGGCCGATGGCGAAGCCGTGTTTGCTGACGCGAAGCCTGACGTTGTCGTGATCGATTTGAGTTTGCCCGACACATCTGGCCTGGAATGTTTCAAGCGTCTGCGTGAGATCGATCCTCGTGTTCCCGTGATCTTTATCACGGGACATGGAACGGTTGAATCCGCAATCGAAGCGACCAAGCTGGGTGCTTACGACTACCTTTTCAAGCCACTGGAATTGAGCGAGATACGTGCTCTGCTCGACAAGGCGTTTAACCTCAGTCGTATGGTTCGGGTTCAGCCACTGCTCGCCGACGAGGAAGACACCGTTGCCGATGCGATCGTGGGTCGTTGCAATGCAATGAAGGAGGTCTACAAGGCCATTGGTCGCGTTGCTTCGCAAAACCTAACCGTGTTGTTGCTTGGTGAAAGCGGGACCGGCAAAGAGGTTGTCGCTCAAGCAATCTACCATCATAGCTCTCGTGCCTCCGGTCCGTTCCAAGCGATCAACTGTGCTGCGATTCCCGACACGCTTCTCGAAAGTGAGATCTTCGGTCACGAGAAAGGTGCCTTCACCGACGCCCAACGTCAACGCATCGGTAAACTCGAACAAGCTGACAAGGGAACGCTTTTCCTGGACGAAGTGGGAGACATGTCGCCGCTCACGCAAGCCAAGTTGCTGCGCGTTCTGCAGGATCAAACGTTTGAGCGTGTGGGAAGCAATACGTCAATCAAAGTCGACGCGCGTATCATCGCCGCGACCAATCACGATTTGAAGCAGCTCGTTTCCGAAGGCTTGTTTCGATCGGATTTGTACTTTCGGCTCAGTGTTGTCACGATTCACCTGCCGCCACTTCGAGAACGCGGCGACGACCTGCGAGTGCTTTCGGAGTACTTCCTTCGCAAGTACAGCAACGAGTTTGGCAAGGATATTCGATCGCTCGCCCCCGAAACGCTTGAACTTCTGCAGCAATACCATTGGCCCGGCAACGTTCGAGAACTCGAAAGCGTCATGAAGCAATCGTTGCTGACCGCGCGAGGAAACGTTTTGCTTCCCGAGTTTGTACCCACACTATCGGATCAAAGCACCTATTTCTCCGGCAATCGAAACGATGGCGAGTTTCTAACGGAATCGTTTGTGGCCGACCGCTTGGAACAGGGTTCAGAGAACCTTCACGCGGAAGCCATCGCCCGAGCAGAGAGTCAACTGTTTCGGCAGGTCCTCAAACATACCGCTGGAAACCAACTCAGAGCGGCGACGATCTTGGGGATCTCGAGAGTCACGTTGCGAAGCAAGCTGAAGTCACTTGGGATCGACGCTAGCGACTTCGCCTGA
- the efp gene encoding elongation factor P, producing the protein MATYNTSDFRKGLKVEIDGEPYLMTEMTFVKPGKGNAMYKCRLRNLVRGTSLDRTYKGGDSLQSADVESTDVSFLYRQGDGFVFMHQETFEQYEVSAEVAGDIWKYLKDGMICSMTLYNGNAIIVEPPNHVELAVTECGPGTKGDTATNVTKPAMVETGAEFNVPGFIKEGNVIKIDTRSGEYVERVSN; encoded by the coding sequence ATGGCTACTTATAACACAAGTGATTTCCGAAAAGGGCTGAAGGTTGAAATCGACGGCGAACCCTACTTGATGACGGAAATGACATTCGTGAAGCCGGGCAAAGGCAATGCGATGTACAAGTGCCGGCTCCGCAACCTCGTGCGTGGGACCTCGCTCGACCGAACCTACAAGGGTGGCGATTCGCTTCAGTCGGCCGATGTCGAGTCGACCGACGTTTCGTTTCTTTACCGCCAAGGTGATGGCTTCGTATTCATGCACCAAGAAACGTTCGAGCAGTACGAAGTATCGGCCGAGGTTGCCGGCGATATCTGGAAGTACCTCAAGGATGGTATGATTTGCTCGATGACGTTGTACAACGGCAACGCCATCATCGTTGAACCACCCAATCACGTTGAGCTAGCCGTGACCGAATGTGGGCCTGGTACCAAGGGTGATACCGCGACGAACGTAACCAAACCTGCGATGGTTGAAACTGGCGCAGAGTTCAACGTTCCCGGATTCATCAAAGAAGGCAACGTGATCAAGATCGACACGCGATCTGGCGAGTACGTCGAACGGGTCAGCAACTAG
- a CDS encoding ABC transporter permease: MYVFENPVLQRELLVNLRTKRAFLLLAVYQLLLAAVVLVAWPTDERLDLTSNPPSAKKLVNLFFLGQYVIASLMAPSFAAGTITGEKERRTYEMLLASPLRPGAIVLGKMVASLTHLGMLILASLPIIVLCLPLGGVSVYEVLAAYLGLIVSVILFGAIGVLCSSYFSRTSNSLVVSYLIILPLVMGAVLMWNALEGNGELRLKVTLLIVPAFVLSAVILMCAAAAGRMLYPPDVGSEGKEVIDLEREAAEAVGLVIQPDQFPDRLFAPPKKKELMRDGANPVYDKEIHSEIFSQGTLMLRLVIQISMLLAIPLMGVYLFWQIDRCAWFCVYVIVFNMLVGPVFLAGSMTSERERQTLDLLLTTTLTPWQILWGKFIVGFRISAVLTGFLLWPLLLGTALNISFWSNWLAVVLFFAVVVMVCLVNATIAMACSLFSKKTSIALLSTYVILLLLYVAPPTLLSLMQILNLQPEQIGKAVWLGISSPFSALFSIPLDANLKREPDELPANVGDLRIVASYFAFSAVMVAGVAAAMIFRLKARRGLSEG, from the coding sequence ATGTACGTCTTTGAGAACCCGGTCTTACAACGCGAATTGTTGGTGAACCTGCGTACCAAGCGGGCGTTTCTGTTGTTGGCGGTTTACCAGTTACTGCTCGCTGCGGTGGTTCTTGTCGCGTGGCCGACCGACGAACGACTCGACCTGACTTCGAACCCACCTTCGGCAAAGAAGCTTGTCAATTTGTTCTTCCTCGGACAATACGTGATCGCATCGTTGATGGCGCCCAGTTTCGCGGCGGGCACAATCACGGGCGAAAAAGAACGTCGAACTTACGAGATGCTACTCGCATCGCCGCTGCGTCCCGGTGCGATAGTGCTGGGCAAAATGGTCGCGTCGTTGACCCACCTGGGCATGTTGATCTTGGCATCGTTGCCCATCATTGTGCTGTGTCTGCCGTTGGGTGGTGTGAGCGTCTACGAAGTGCTGGCGGCTTACCTAGGGCTTATCGTATCCGTCATTCTGTTCGGTGCGATTGGTGTGTTGTGTAGCAGCTATTTTTCTCGCACCAGCAATTCCTTGGTTGTCAGCTACCTGATCATCTTGCCGCTCGTGATGGGAGCGGTGTTGATGTGGAACGCATTGGAGGGCAACGGAGAGTTGCGACTCAAGGTTACGCTGCTAATCGTTCCAGCGTTTGTATTGTCAGCGGTCATCTTGATGTGCGCTGCAGCCGCGGGACGGATGCTGTATCCGCCAGACGTTGGCAGCGAGGGCAAAGAGGTTATCGACTTGGAACGTGAGGCGGCCGAAGCGGTCGGTTTGGTGATCCAGCCGGACCAATTTCCCGATCGACTTTTTGCACCACCTAAGAAGAAGGAGCTGATGCGAGACGGTGCGAACCCCGTTTATGACAAAGAAATCCACAGCGAGATTTTCAGTCAAGGCACGCTGATGCTTCGTCTGGTGATCCAAATCAGTATGCTGTTGGCGATACCGCTGATGGGCGTCTATCTGTTTTGGCAAATCGATCGTTGCGCATGGTTTTGCGTCTATGTGATCGTCTTCAACATGCTCGTCGGACCTGTGTTTTTAGCCGGTAGCATGACCAGTGAAAGAGAACGTCAAACGCTGGACTTGTTGCTTACGACGACGTTGACGCCCTGGCAGATCCTGTGGGGTAAGTTCATTGTCGGATTCAGAATCTCGGCTGTTCTGACGGGTTTCTTACTTTGGCCATTGCTTCTTGGAACCGCATTGAACATCAGCTTCTGGTCCAACTGGCTTGCTGTTGTTTTGTTCTTTGCAGTGGTGGTGATGGTTTGCTTGGTGAACGCCACCATTGCGATGGCTTGTTCGTTATTTAGCAAGAAAACTTCCATCGCATTGTTAAGTACCTATGTCATCTTGCTGTTGCTCTATGTGGCACCGCCGACGTTGTTGTCACTGATGCAGATCCTCAATTTGCAACCGGAACAGATCGGCAAAGCCGTATGGTTGGGAATCTCCAGCCCGTTTTCCGCGTTGTTCTCGATCCCTCTTGATGCGAATCTCAAGCGCGAGCCGGATGAGTTGCCCGCCAACGTGGGTGACCTGCGTATCGTCGCGTCGTACTTCGCCTTCAGTGCTGTGATGGTCGCCGGAGTCGCGGCCGCGATGATCTTCCGACTCAAGGCACGACGTGGCCTGTCCGAAGGCTAG
- a CDS encoding sensor histidine kinase — protein MSNRISALSTILRSPMRILGLVLMLVFIAEVAVMFALPYMVPGTLSASGEAVVDAVLLTLVCAPVLWLVIIGPLRRIAIQEHERSETIVANASESILTFDRDGSILSCNRKATELFGIDVESLIGRSMQSLLPSLPVIPDQLPAEFRVDAATPEGNRFPVQISVSEYPSESSRTRIAIVRDLTESERAEQERITMARETEALRAQQMATLAQLATGVAHEIRNPLTSIKMLVQVNRTKFADEGLPTDDLELVEQEIRRMERSVNSLLDYARPEKSEFRSFPIQDAVQRTVQLVEARCKTQNVHVRVEAPDNAICIEGDAAQIKQLLLNLALNALDAMPSGGNLIITVKRDQHRVDVSVCDDGMGISDKVLDKLFSPFVTTKESGVGLGLGICRRIAEAHHGTLTGVNRDCGGATFQLTLPIVAQDPSDTSTESESDISVHAQESSCKAS, from the coding sequence ATGTCCAACCGTATCTCAGCTCTCTCGACGATCCTGCGTTCGCCCATGCGGATCTTGGGCTTAGTGCTGATGCTGGTCTTTATCGCGGAGGTGGCCGTCATGTTCGCGTTGCCTTACATGGTACCGGGAACGCTGAGTGCCTCAGGCGAAGCCGTCGTCGACGCGGTCCTGCTGACGCTCGTTTGCGCACCAGTGCTATGGTTGGTAATCATTGGTCCGCTGCGAAGAATCGCGATTCAAGAACACGAACGAAGTGAAACGATTGTCGCCAACGCTAGCGAGAGTATTTTGACGTTCGATCGTGATGGCAGCATCCTTTCCTGCAATCGAAAGGCCACCGAGTTATTCGGGATCGATGTCGAATCTTTGATAGGGCGATCAATGCAATCTTTGCTTCCGTCTCTTCCCGTGATCCCCGATCAATTGCCCGCGGAGTTTCGTGTCGATGCCGCAACGCCCGAAGGAAACCGTTTTCCGGTTCAAATTTCCGTCAGTGAGTATCCATCAGAATCTTCTCGGACCAGGATTGCGATCGTGCGTGACCTGACCGAATCGGAGCGAGCGGAACAAGAGCGAATCACGATGGCTCGAGAAACCGAAGCCTTGCGAGCTCAACAAATGGCAACGCTTGCCCAATTGGCGACGGGGGTGGCGCACGAGATACGCAATCCGTTGACCTCAATCAAGATGCTAGTCCAAGTCAACCGCACCAAATTCGCTGACGAAGGTTTGCCGACGGACGACTTGGAACTGGTCGAGCAAGAGATTCGTCGGATGGAACGTTCGGTCAATAGTTTGCTGGATTACGCCAGGCCAGAGAAGTCCGAGTTTCGTAGCTTCCCGATTCAAGATGCTGTTCAAAGAACCGTTCAGTTGGTCGAAGCTCGCTGTAAGACCCAGAACGTGCACGTGCGAGTCGAGGCACCGGACAACGCGATTTGCATCGAAGGCGATGCGGCTCAGATCAAACAACTGTTGCTTAATTTGGCTCTCAATGCACTCGATGCGATGCCAAGCGGAGGCAACTTGATCATCACTGTCAAACGCGATCAACATCGCGTCGACGTTTCAGTTTGTGACGACGGGATGGGGATCAGTGACAAAGTTCTCGATAAGTTGTTCTCGCCCTTTGTGACGACCAAAGAGAGTGGTGTGGGGTTAGGTTTGGGGATTTGTAGGCGAATTGCTGAGGCTCACCATGGCACGCTTACCGGTGTGAATCGTGATTGCGGTGGGGCGACGTTTCAGTTGACTCTGCCAATCGTCGCCCAGGACCCTTCTGATACCAGTACCGAATCTGAAAGTGATATCTCGGTCCACGCTCAGGAAAGTTCATGCAAAGCCTCTTAG
- a CDS encoding TolC family protein, whose protein sequence is MKRLTIFTNGLLAISFAGCASVGLESLPMWPHASSDEILEAGPVVLEPETPPAVTPAPATAKLTAKTPSLQTVAYTFDVEGGEDGVVISAVAPPQESLAEKLAFAPVGFPELSSANNDALPNLAQLPVDGSSASPTYTLEALEQLALANNPAITAAAATSSKATGLWNQVGLRPNPTLGYFGQQLADRNTDQHGIFVEQEFVRGDKLKLNQAVLSHTTNAQRWEMETQRHRVLTDVRTRFFEAVAAQQQLDATRDFETIARRGVQVSEDRRKAEEGTLIEVLQSETLLSEITLAAKRYEATYAGAWNDLAAIAGIPDQVPARLIADLSTPQSAPDWNSTYDEIVAQSPELSVANALVCEKSALLKRQEVQMVPNLTGQLGAGYDNGTDSGMINVQVSAPIPVWNKNQGNISAAYADYTRAIENVKRIEQGIKSRLARAAQEFDASIETVRTYENEIIPQAKKSLELSEEAYQAGELDFLQVLIVRRSYYESTVRFIEAKGQLAQASAKVDGLLLTGGLDAPQDYTDGDGIRGASFGGQ, encoded by the coding sequence ATGAAACGCCTGACTATCTTCACCAACGGTCTACTCGCGATCTCGTTTGCGGGTTGCGCAAGTGTCGGTTTGGAATCGCTGCCGATGTGGCCCCACGCATCGTCGGACGAAATTCTTGAAGCTGGCCCGGTCGTCCTTGAACCCGAAACCCCACCCGCGGTCACCCCTGCGCCGGCGACAGCGAAACTTACGGCAAAAACTCCGTCCCTTCAAACGGTTGCCTACACGTTTGATGTTGAAGGCGGCGAAGATGGCGTGGTTATTTCTGCGGTTGCTCCACCCCAGGAAAGTCTTGCCGAAAAGCTGGCGTTTGCACCAGTCGGGTTTCCCGAGTTGAGTTCTGCAAACAACGATGCACTTCCAAACCTAGCGCAGCTACCGGTTGACGGTTCAAGTGCCAGCCCGACGTACACGTTGGAAGCACTCGAGCAACTGGCTTTGGCAAACAATCCTGCCATCACCGCTGCTGCAGCAACGTCAAGCAAAGCTACGGGACTATGGAATCAAGTCGGGCTGCGTCCCAACCCGACACTTGGCTATTTCGGTCAGCAACTCGCCGACAGGAACACTGACCAGCACGGCATCTTCGTTGAACAAGAGTTCGTACGAGGCGACAAGCTCAAACTCAATCAAGCCGTACTCTCCCATACCACCAACGCGCAACGTTGGGAGATGGAAACTCAACGCCATCGAGTATTGACGGATGTACGCACTCGCTTTTTCGAAGCTGTGGCCGCTCAGCAACAACTCGATGCGACTCGAGATTTCGAGACCATTGCACGACGCGGTGTTCAGGTGTCCGAGGATCGCCGCAAAGCAGAAGAAGGCACGCTGATCGAAGTGCTGCAATCGGAAACCTTGCTAAGCGAAATCACGCTCGCGGCAAAACGTTACGAAGCGACCTATGCGGGGGCGTGGAATGACCTCGCTGCCATCGCTGGGATTCCCGACCAAGTTCCGGCACGATTGATCGCCGACTTGAGTACTCCTCAGTCCGCACCGGATTGGAACAGCACGTACGACGAAATTGTCGCGCAAAGCCCTGAACTCTCAGTCGCCAACGCGTTAGTTTGTGAGAAGTCGGCATTGCTCAAGAGGCAAGAAGTTCAGATGGTTCCCAACCTCACTGGCCAACTCGGTGCGGGCTATGACAATGGAACTGACTCGGGAATGATCAACGTCCAAGTCTCGGCACCAATCCCTGTATGGAACAAAAACCAAGGCAATATCTCGGCGGCTTACGCGGACTACACACGAGCGATCGAGAACGTGAAGCGAATCGAACAAGGCATCAAGTCTCGTTTGGCTCGCGCGGCTCAAGAATTCGACGCCTCGATCGAAACGGTTCGAACGTACGAGAACGAAATTATTCCGCAAGCCAAGAAGAGCTTGGAGTTGTCCGAAGAAGCCTACCAAGCGGGCGAGTTGGACTTCTTGCAAGTGCTGATCGTTCGACGCAGCTACTATGAATCCACGGTTCGATTTATCGAGGCGAAAGGGCAATTGGCGCAAGCGAGTGCCAAGGTGGACGGGTTGCTCCTGACCGGCGGACTGGATGCTCCGCAGGACTACACCGATGGCGATGGAATCCGTGGGGCCTCGTTTGGCGGCCAATAG